The Hevea brasiliensis isolate MT/VB/25A 57/8 chromosome 9, ASM3005281v1, whole genome shotgun sequence nucleotide sequence CTTTAAGGGACCCACTCGAAATCTCTGTCTGCAAATCACAATTTCACGCTTTGTGAGATTTTTCAAACATCTTCAATGCTGCCTTTGAAAGTTCCTCTCTATCTTTCATTTATAATTACGTTTATTTAGTGAAGGTGACAGAAAACCATCTTTATATTATTTTTCCCACAAAGCATTTGCATGCACCGTTCGATCATATGATCTTCTTCTTTTTGGTGAAGTTGATATTTTTTAACGGAAGAAAGTGACTCCTTTAACCCATTATTAATGGGTGTTGTACcataaatatttacaattttCCATTTATATTCGTACCATCTCCCTAGaaacctcttttcttttcttgttagtataatatttttttaaaaaaaacaagaaatttttaaaatttaataattttataaatatagtcAATgtaccactttttttttttattaaaagtatTAAAATTCTTGAGAATAGATTAAATTTTATGAGTGGTCACTAATCTAGTTAAGAAAATAAGTTAGGTCTCACTCACTTTAAAATCTAATTCAAAGAAAAAGGGGTGTCTAATGCTTTCATGCCTAATGTTTTCATGCTCATGACTAAACACCTAGAGAAAGACCTAACATTGATCTATGAGATTATGATACTATTTTAAGAATAATTTATCCCAAAAGTTAGCTCAAAAAAGAAAAGTGACCAAAATTTTATAAGGAACATATTATCTCTATTCCCATTGTatagaggatattaaaattattgttgTATAGTCATTGCACCACTAAATTATTAACTCAATAACTGTTCTTTTCTTATATCTTGAGGTTAAAAGTTTAAAATAAACAATACACTAAAAAATTCTTATCTAAATTCAATTCATTatgaattcaaaatataaataatttttatgtatttaatagataaattttactaTATTTAATATGTATTCAGTTCGGATCCTAGGCAAGAAAAATCCTAATACACCAATATATAGTTATAAATGTAAAGCTATATCACTAATATCATGTAAAAGTCCAACATGCCCTTAGAAAGCTCCCAAGAACAGGATTTCTAATGGCAAAATGGCAGCGGTTAGCCAACTATAAAAATGAAGCTTTCTCTTTAATTTTATTAcgtgattttaattttatatatatatatatatataaatgagtgGAAGTGTGGAACGAAatgatatatataataataaaataaaatattattgcaAAAAACACAAGGTTAACGTAAGATTATCACCTACTAAGTTCTTTGCCTGACACATGTCAAGCTCACAACAGCTTTGAAGTTCTAAACAAGTGCCAAAGCAAGAAGACACCACAGGCTTAATAGTTAATAGCACATAGAAACCCATAATTAACTACTAATACCTAAATTAAGTGAACAGTTACAATGAGATCGATTAATATTAAGTAGTAATTAGATTAGATGGAATCCGGTGCCTGCCCAGTGCTGTAGGAGTTGAGGCTAAGCTCGAGGGAAGTACGCGAAGTGTTGTTTCCATCGTCAGAGCCACACCAGTAGTTTTGGGAGTAGCAGATGGTTTTGTGCTTCATGTTGCAGAAGCCATTGATGTCTTCTCTCTGGGTAGGGAAAAGAGGGAGAGTTTCAATCTCTGGAGTTGCTTCCTCTTCTTGTCCTAGATCTTGTTCTTCATCGTCTAGGGTTTCATTAGTTGATTTTTGCTTGCCAAAGAAAGAATAAGATGAACAGTAGGGATCAATCCCAACCCACCCATAGTTGGGGTTCATAGATCCACCAACACCACTGTTGGCACTAGCTGATATTGAGCAGTCCTGGTTCAAGAAAATATGCAAGCATTAGGGAGAGAAAGAGCGGTCTCCTGGTTCAAGAGAAGATTAGAAGTGGGTTCATTTTTATAGCTCAGAGATGGAGAGTGGTTTGGGTTCAATATACAAAATATGGTTTTTGTGTTGTGAACACTCCATTTTGACATCAAATTTTTTGGTAAAGAAACCAAAAAGATTCAGCCCTTTTATGGatatttgaagaagaaaaatgttACATTTCACTTCTTATTTTTCAATATTGAGAAACAATCTATTCAGATAGTTAGATAGGTATGCACATAGGGGTAACTTTTATGATGTCTTCTTGCCATTTTAAAAAATAGCAAAGACAGCAGAAAGGGCAAGAGCATAAGTGCACCGACTTCATCAGTAACTCTATCAAGACACAAAAGTAACAAACCTTTCCTTGGTCATTATTATTACTTACCCTAAAACTCTTCTCCATGTTTACAGATCCATACCCATAGTTTCCCATCTGTCCAACAGTAAGCCCACCAGCTGAGGATGGAGATGCAGAAGAAAACCCTGTAAATCAGAGAAACCGACatgaaaaaagaaggaaaaaaatggcaagaaataaaaggaaaaagagaagagaGAGGAATTAAACCAACCAGGAGTAACGTTGGGGTGCttgttgtgaaaggaataatcttCAGGTTTCCAGTTAGAAGCATTTGAAACAATTCTTTGTTGCATGGGGACATCAGTGGTGAACCTTTTCTTCTGCCTCTCACGAGCTTTATGGTTCTGAAACCAATAAAAGACATTCTTGCCTTCAATCTTACCGTACTGTCTAAGCCTAGCAGATATCCTCTGAATCTGCTCTGCACTTGGGGACCTAACTCCACTGTTGTAGTAAAGATCCTTCAATATTCTTATCTGGTCAGTTGTGGGAGTCCACCTTGTACTGCTTTGCCTGCAAAGAAAGCTTCCTTTAGCACCGCTGCTATTGTCCTCGTTTGGTTGTTGTTGGTTTTGCTGTTGTTGTTGAGGCTCCATGATGGATTGGAAAACGAAGAAGAAAACAAAGGGAAGCCAACAAGCAAAGAAAGATtactttgagagagagagagtgcaTGAAATGGAGCAAGAAAGAGAGAGGGATATGGGTTATAAAAGGGCAAGAGACAGAGGACAAAGAGGCACATGGAGGAGATGAAGAGGATATCAGAGAAATATCTGGGAGAGAAGGACTGAAGTTGACAGAGAAGGGTTCATAAAAAGGTAAGGGACAAAAGAGGCCTTGGAAAGGAAGGGTATCAGTGGAATTACTTGGATCAAAAGGCATGACGAGGTATGATTAAGCAGTCTTCGGCCTTtctagagagggagagggagagaagtGAAATGTATAGAAGTGATATATTGGAttggaaagaaagaaagaaaaggcttctgaatgaatgaatgaatgtcaTAAAATAATGTTGTGTGTGATTTAGAGCTCATGAGGGAAGGGCTATTCTTTTAATGGAGATATGGTTCTGTCTTTCATCAGGCCAAAAAACCAGACTCCGAAGATATTCTTTGTACTCACTTGAGGGATTCCTGGGGCAAAACTGTAAAATGGCATTTTTCCCTTCAGTGGGACCCAACCAAAATGAAATATGTGAATATATATAGGGCTATTCATGTGTAGATAGAGATGGTGCTTCTGATCATAGTTACTAGGAGCCACCTTTATGTCACAATCTTTTCCATTAGAGTCTGTGTTTTAGTGCTTTCATTACCCTACATCTCAAGCTCATATCCTCTGCAAGAATTCCAGGGATTTTTAAGCTTCTCATTGGGTATGCTATGGCCTTGGAGACTAGGGGGACCGCTGAATTCTATAATGCGCAGTGTAAAAGCAAACTCTGCCTTGGCAAGTACAgatcttataattttttttttctttcgtttTGTTTTTCTTAGCAAAAAAGGGAAAGAGGAAACtgtaaaagaagaagaagttacATAGTGAGCTTAAACATTCAATAAAAGGAAACAGCTTGGCTTGGCAAAGTAAACCTTATTTTTTCCTCTCATTAATACTGAACCCATGGATTTACTTAATTAATCAAATCATGTTATTGAGTTGAAACTAATAAACCCATTTGTGATTTAGAAATTAATTTGAAAACAGGAAGAGTTATGCACTAGGTAGCACAAACAGATAGAGAAAAATAGGAAACACAGAGAGGAATTGGAGTCAATGAATGTATCACCATGTGTAGGAAAACTCATTTCAATATCACACCATATATGTCTGCAGTCCTTTATATATACGTGGAGCACGCTCCcagaaataaatgcaaaagagcaTTAAAAAAGCAAGGTAAGGGTTTCTGGAGCTCTTGCATAGAAGAAGACCATCATGTATAGCTCCATCATTCTTTCTTGCGTTTTCTTTCCCCAAAACAACCGAATTATTCATGAGCATCCATCAAAACTATCCATATACTGCATTAGGCTATGTCATCTCTATTACTCTTTCAGAGAATGAGGCGCATTTTCACTACCGAAAGTTCCTTCTCACTCTTTCTTTACATgggaacattgaaatcaattttcTGACCACAATAAGTGTCACACGTATACTTCTCCATGAACTGATATGATATTACTAACTCTTTCCAAAGTATATATCCACTGGTTTAGCTTTTCTTTTTTATTGCACAATAGgcatggaatttttttttttctttctaattgGTATTTGAACTCTCGAGACTTTACATACCTAAAGATAATACCAATAACATTGAGTTAAACCTCATTGATTTGAAAGGCataacaaatgaaaaaaaaattaaaatttatatatattctttatttgttttttacatagtaaaatttataaaatgaaattttatacatGCACCTTCTAATTAAGTTCAATTTATCaatattagtaaaaaaaaatacaatgaaTTTATTTCATGTATTAAATTTTTATCTGATTAAACTGATGTGCAtataacaattttattataatcagtAAGACCCACATCTCATAGAgttgtaattaaaaaaattatgtgaGAGAAGAATGCCTAAAATTAAATATAAGCTCAAGTCCCCTTAATTAaccaaataaaagaaataaacatcGCACATAGATCAGAAAAATAAAGGCATGTGAGACAAATTTGCAGACCCATGAAATTCATTAATTTccttaaaatttcaggttaaaccTATGTTCATACACCGCATAGGCCTTGGTTGTAGAACTGGCCCTGGTCCGGTCTCGACTAGTTTGTTTAGGGTTGGAACTGGTAATTAATTCCAGGTTGAGAAATGGATGAGTTGAAATTGAATAGATTTTAGCTGGTTCCAATCGATTTTAGTTAAAGATAGTTTAGAAGTGATGTTAATCTGGTTCAATAGCGATTTCAATTATGGGTTTTTAGCAGGTTGATTTGTATTTGTCAcatcatttttttaaatatatgatttAAATCAAAATCAGACTGTCGATTCTGAATTGAATCAATTTTGATTCAGAATTAGGAGGAGAGAGATCGAAACCAACTCCCAAATTAAATCTTTAAACTGTGACCAGAAACGATTCCAACCCTAACCAGTTGTACTTAAATGAATTCATTGTGAGCTTTGGCTATCCCATTCCAAGCAAGTGTTAAAGAGCTAATGATACAACGAATATGAACGtcctggatttttttttttccatatatTTCCTCAGATATTGTTGTATTTTTATAAGCTGAGAAAGCactcttttcttatatttttagtATGGATGTCTTGAATGATTTTACCTTAATTTAGAGAGCCATGATTCTACGGctcttctctttattttttttatttgttgatTACTTTTGATTtattccctctcttttctttttatgttttttttttttcatatcttTTAGTGTTTTGTTTTATGTTtttctaataatttatatatttttttaatatatatacttAGATTTGTTCTATTTAATAGTAAGAAGATTTGTTTTGTTTTCAACTTGAGGAGTTATTAGATATCAtgcattattatttaaataaaaataatttaggaGTTAAATGCATACCTTTTCTTTAGTTAaaggattaaaatttgataattatCATGTATATTCAACTTATAAAAACAGTGAAGTAAAATAATAGTAAATTACCATCAAATGCAGCatactttttattaattatattttattcggCAATAACTTTTAAGAtagcatttaatattttaactataattaaaatattatttctctTTGTTCAGTGATTTAATATTTATACTAGTGTTTAAGGGTTATGGAGTAATTTATGAAAAACTACCTTTATACAGGTTGAGGGATGTCAACAAGATTTTATCgctatttttacatttaatagtTAATTTAACCGACATTTTTAATTTAGCAGTTATATCACGATccaacttatgggccggaccggcac carries:
- the LOC110658826 gene encoding protein WUSCHEL, whose translation is MEPQQQQQNQQQPNEDNSSGAKGSFLCRQSSTRWTPTTDQIRILKDLYYNSGVRSPSAEQIQRISARLRQYGKIEGKNVFYWFQNHKARERQKKRFTTDVPMQQRIVSNASNWKPEDYSFHNKHPNVTPGFSSASPSSAGGLTVGQMGNYGYGSVNMEKSFRDCSISASANSGVGGSMNPNYGWVGIDPYCSSYSFFGKQKSTNETLDDEEQDLGQEEEATPEIETLPLFPTQREDINGFCNMKHKTICYSQNYWCGSDDGNNTSRTSLELSLNSYSTGQAPDSI